One window from the genome of Paenibacillus azoreducens encodes:
- a CDS encoding AI-2E family transporter, which translates to MEKLTANKWFRLLIWFILALIALYFIWQLRPMFTNVYRFLKAVFAPFIVAMIISYVLNPVVCLLADRKMPRSIAVLLIYAVFLTSLAVILINLIPMLLEQIEELNEHLPEMTMHAQSLMTRLDQKLLPGGVTAGVNQWFLRWEDRIAAGISDFIDNIGTTINLVLNIFIIPFLIFYILKDFDVFERAIVSYLPRSRRKATVSLLKEIDLALGNYVRGQFLVCLIIGVLAYIGYMLVGMPYALLMASIVAVFNIVPYLGPFLGAAPAVVMASTISWRMVLLVIVVNWICQLLESNVISPQVVGKTLHLHPMTIIFALLVGGEIAGVMGLILAVPFFAVLKVLLQHFFAYYIKRKTT; encoded by the coding sequence TTGGAGAAGCTGACCGCAAACAAATGGTTCCGTCTTTTGATCTGGTTCATTCTCGCCCTGATCGCGCTTTATTTCATATGGCAGCTGCGCCCCATGTTCACGAACGTCTACCGGTTTCTTAAAGCCGTATTTGCGCCCTTTATCGTCGCGATGATCATCTCTTACGTATTAAACCCCGTCGTTTGCCTGCTAGCCGACCGGAAAATGCCGCGAAGCATTGCGGTACTGCTGATCTACGCGGTGTTTCTTACCAGTTTGGCGGTCATTCTTATCAACTTGATTCCGATGCTGCTGGAGCAGATTGAAGAGCTGAATGAGCATTTGCCGGAAATGACCATGCATGCCCAGAGCCTGATGACGCGTCTGGATCAGAAACTATTGCCCGGGGGAGTCACGGCTGGCGTAAACCAATGGTTTCTGCGCTGGGAGGATCGGATTGCGGCGGGGATTTCCGACTTTATCGACAATATCGGCACAACGATCAATCTGGTGCTAAACATATTCATCATCCCGTTTCTCATCTTTTATATCCTTAAGGACTTCGACGTGTTCGAACGGGCAATCGTTTCGTACCTGCCCCGTTCCCGGAGAAAGGCGACGGTCAGCCTGCTTAAGGAAATCGATCTGGCGCTGGGCAATTACGTGCGGGGGCAATTTCTCGTCTGCTTGATCATCGGCGTGCTTGCTTACATCGGATATATGCTCGTCGGCATGCCTTATGCGTTATTGATGGCGAGCATCGTGGCCGTTTTTAATATCGTTCCTTATCTGGGCCCTTTTCTGGGAGCGGCTCCGGCGGTGGTGATGGCATCGACCATCTCATGGAGAATGGTGCTGCTTGTCATCGTCGTCAACTGGATATGCCAGCTTTTGGAGAGCAATGTCATTTCGCCGCAGGTGGTGGGCAAAACGCTTCATTTGCATCCTATGACGATTATTTTTGCGCTGCTGGTTGGAGGGGAGATTGCGGGCGTTATGGGGCTGATTCTGGCCGTTCCGTTTTTTGCGGTGCTTAAGGTGCTTCTTCAGCATTTTTTTGCTTATTACATCAAGCGAAAAACGACATAA
- the alaS gene encoding alanine--tRNA ligase, which produces MKASEIRSKWLEFFASKGHKIEPSAPLVPHNDPSLLWINAGMAPLKPYFDGRVSPENPRLTNSQKCIRTNDIENVGKTRRHHTFFEMLGNFSIGDYFKEEAITWAWEFLTGKEWIGFDPERLSVTVYPEDEEAFKLWNEKIGLPAERIVKLEDNFWDIGEGPCGPCTEIFYDRGDAYGDLSDPEMYPGGENERFLEVWNLVFSQFNHNKDGSYTPLPNKNIDTGAGLERFASILQNVDSNFDTDLFQPIIQQTAKLAGVKYNDSTEKDVALKVIADHIRTVAFAVADGVLPSNEGRGYVIRRLLRRAVRYGKVLGLDRPFLYTLTETVGDIMGVYYPEVVEKREFIEKVIRTEEERFHETLSEGLAILEEISKKALESGSKMISGPDAFKLYDTYGFPFDLTEDFAAEHGLTVDREGFDASMQEQRDRARAARHESGGMKVQGGVLSDYTVKSEFVGYNDTVKESKILAIIVDDAMVDMAGEGQSCQVVLDATPFYAESGGQVSDEGLLRGGTVTAKVEGLFKAPHGQHVHIVTVEAGDLKVGETVKAEVDQSKRRDIVKNHTATHLLHKALKEVLGDHVNQAGSLVEPQRLRFDFSHFGSIAPEELADIERRVNEQIWNGIDVNIEYKPIDEAKAMGAMALFGEKYGDIVRVVQVGDYSLELCGGCHVRNTSEIGIFKLVSESGIGSGVRRIEAVTGRSAYQFIEGQLDLLKQSAELLKSNLQDVPKRIESVHAQVKELSRENESLQSKLSMIEAGQLTEQVKSVGGKELLAVRVNVGSMDALRNLADELKNKLPSAVLVLGAAIEDKVNFVVSVPQELTKSGLHAGKLVKEIATVCGGGGGGRPDMAQAGAKDASKLDEALKLAEELVAKA; this is translated from the coding sequence ATGAAAGCAAGTGAAATTCGTTCAAAATGGCTGGAGTTTTTTGCTAGTAAAGGACATAAAATCGAACCAAGCGCACCGCTTGTTCCGCACAACGACCCGTCGCTGCTGTGGATCAATGCCGGCATGGCTCCGCTCAAACCTTATTTTGACGGCCGGGTCAGCCCGGAAAATCCGCGTCTGACCAACTCGCAAAAATGCATTCGCACCAACGACATTGAAAATGTAGGCAAGACCCGCCGCCACCATACGTTCTTCGAAATGCTCGGCAACTTCTCGATCGGAGATTACTTCAAAGAAGAAGCCATTACTTGGGCTTGGGAGTTTCTGACCGGAAAAGAATGGATCGGATTTGATCCGGAACGTCTGTCGGTAACGGTATATCCGGAGGATGAGGAAGCTTTCAAGCTTTGGAATGAGAAAATCGGGCTGCCTGCAGAACGCATCGTGAAGCTGGAAGACAACTTCTGGGATATCGGCGAAGGTCCTTGCGGCCCATGTACCGAAATTTTCTATGACCGCGGCGACGCTTACGGCGACCTGTCCGATCCGGAAATGTATCCGGGCGGCGAAAACGAGCGTTTCCTGGAAGTATGGAACCTCGTATTCTCTCAATTCAACCATAACAAGGACGGCTCCTATACGCCGCTTCCAAATAAAAATATCGATACGGGCGCAGGCTTGGAACGTTTCGCATCGATTCTGCAAAATGTGGACTCGAACTTCGACACCGATTTGTTCCAGCCGATCATTCAGCAAACGGCTAAGCTTGCCGGCGTGAAATATAACGACAGCACGGAAAAAGACGTGGCGCTTAAAGTCATTGCCGACCATATCCGCACGGTTGCTTTTGCCGTCGCCGACGGCGTGCTTCCTTCCAATGAAGGCCGCGGTTATGTCATCCGCCGTTTGCTCCGCCGCGCCGTTCGTTACGGCAAGGTGCTGGGTCTGGACCGTCCATTCCTCTATACGCTGACCGAAACCGTTGGCGACATTATGGGCGTATACTATCCGGAAGTTGTTGAAAAACGTGAATTTATCGAAAAGGTGATTCGCACCGAGGAGGAACGTTTCCACGAAACACTGTCCGAAGGCCTTGCCATTTTGGAAGAGATCAGCAAAAAAGCGCTGGAAAGCGGCAGCAAAATGATCAGCGGTCCCGATGCTTTCAAACTGTACGATACTTACGGATTCCCGTTTGATTTGACCGAGGACTTTGCTGCAGAGCATGGGCTTACGGTGGATCGCGAAGGTTTCGATGCTTCCATGCAGGAACAGCGTGACCGCGCGCGTGCGGCCCGTCATGAAAGCGGCGGGATGAAGGTGCAGGGCGGCGTACTTTCCGACTATACGGTTAAAAGCGAATTTGTTGGATATAATGACACGGTAAAAGAGTCGAAAATTTTGGCCATCATTGTGGATGATGCCATGGTGGATATGGCCGGGGAAGGACAATCTTGCCAGGTTGTTCTCGATGCGACTCCTTTCTATGCCGAAAGCGGCGGCCAGGTCAGCGATGAAGGGCTTCTGCGCGGCGGCACCGTAACCGCGAAAGTGGAAGGACTCTTTAAGGCGCCCCATGGGCAGCATGTGCATATCGTAACGGTGGAAGCCGGAGACCTGAAGGTCGGCGAGACGGTAAAAGCGGAAGTGGATCAAAGCAAACGCCGCGATATCGTGAAAAACCATACGGCGACTCATTTGCTGCACAAAGCGCTTAAAGAAGTGCTTGGCGACCATGTCAATCAGGCAGGATCTTTGGTCGAACCGCAGCGTCTTCGTTTTGACTTCTCCCATTTCGGGAGCATCGCGCCGGAAGAGCTGGCCGACATCGAGCGCCGCGTGAATGAGCAGATTTGGAACGGCATCGATGTGAACATCGAATACAAACCGATCGACGAGGCGAAAGCGATGGGCGCCATGGCCCTCTTCGGCGAAAAATACGGCGATATCGTGCGCGTCGTACAGGTTGGCGATTACAGCCTTGAGCTTTGCGGCGGATGCCATGTCCGCAATACGTCGGAAATCGGTATTTTCAAGCTTGTGAGCGAAAGCGGGATCGGTTCCGGGGTACGCCGGATCGAAGCGGTAACTGGACGCTCCGCGTATCAGTTTATCGAAGGCCAGCTGGATTTGCTGAAGCAATCTGCCGAGCTGCTGAAATCCAATCTGCAGGATGTGCCGAAGCGGATCGAATCCGTACATGCCCAAGTGAAGGAACTCAGCCGTGAGAACGAATCGCTGCAAAGCAAGCTGAGCATGATTGAAGCAGGTCAATTGACCGAACAGGTCAAATCAGTAGGCGGCAAGGAACTGCTTGCGGTCCGCGTCAACGTCGGCAGCATGGATGCGCTCCGGAATCTTGCGGACGAGCTGAAAAATAAGCTTCCTTCCGCTGTGCTGGTTCTAGGCGCGGCAATCGAAGATAAGGTCAACTTCGTCGTATCGGTGCCGCAGGAGCTGACCAAGTCCGGTCTGCATGCAGGCAAGCTCGTGAAGGAAATTGCGACGGTTTGCGGCGGCGGAGGCGGCGGCCGTCCGGATATGGCGCAGGCAGGCGCCAAAGATGCAAGCAAGCTGGATGAGGCGCTTAAGCTGGCTGAAGAACTGGTAGCCAAAGCATAA
- a CDS encoding IreB family regulatory phosphoprotein: MDSMDKTMKFNVKGDEKEASAKDILLTVYDSLVEKEYNPINQIVGYLLSGDPAYIPRHNNARSLVRKKERDELIEELVRFYLANHR; encoded by the coding sequence ATGGACTCCATGGATAAGACGATGAAGTTTAATGTGAAGGGCGATGAGAAGGAAGCATCCGCCAAGGATATCCTTCTTACGGTGTATGATTCATTGGTTGAGAAGGAATATAATCCGATCAACCAGATTGTCGGCTATCTTCTCTCGGGAGATCCGGCGTACATCCCTCGCCATAACAATGCCAGAAGTTTGGTAAGGAAAAAAGAGCGTGATGAGTTGATTGAAGAGCTGGTCCGGTTCTATTTAGCCAATCACCGATAG
- the ruvX gene encoding Holliday junction resolvase RuvX, producing MRIMGLDYGDRKIGVAVSDLLGWTAQGVEVVERRRDGSEMQRIAELTREYEVEEIVVGLPKNMNGSIGPRGEICIDFADKLKDMLKLPVHLWDERLTTVSAERTLIEADVSRKKRKQVVDKMAASLILQNYLDSKTKG from the coding sequence TTGAGAATCATGGGATTGGACTACGGCGACCGCAAAATTGGTGTTGCCGTCAGTGATTTACTCGGATGGACCGCGCAGGGGGTTGAAGTGGTGGAACGCCGCCGCGACGGCTCTGAAATGCAGCGTATCGCGGAATTGACCCGCGAGTACGAAGTGGAGGAAATCGTCGTCGGTTTGCCTAAAAATATGAATGGCAGCATCGGCCCCCGCGGAGAAATCTGTATTGATTTCGCTGACAAGCTTAAAGACATGCTGAAATTACCCGTCCACCTGTGGGATGAGAGGCTGACAACGGTGTCTGCCGAGCGGACACTGATTGAAGCCGATGTCAGCCGAAAGAAGCGTAAGCAAGTTGTGGATAAAATGGCTGCAAGCTTGATTTTACAAAATTATTTGGACTCAAAGACTAAAGGGTGA
- a CDS encoding DUF1292 domain-containing protein, translating into MTNERNYFEEEPDIIYIPDDEGNEEEFEVIMKFEVDGSDSKYMMVVPLEASDDDTDEVYAFRYEEDGDDLKLYMIEDDDEWEIVEETFNTLVAELDGGNEHE; encoded by the coding sequence ATGACTAATGAGCGTAACTATTTTGAGGAAGAACCGGATATTATTTATATTCCCGACGACGAAGGCAATGAAGAAGAATTCGAAGTCATCATGAAATTCGAAGTTGACGGATCGGATTCCAAGTACATGATGGTTGTTCCGCTGGAAGCGTCAGACGATGACACGGATGAAGTGTATGCCTTCCGCTATGAGGAAGACGGGGACGACCTTAAGCTTTACATGATCGAAGACGATGATGAGTGGGAGATTGTGGAGGAAACTTTCAATACACTCGTCGCTGAGCTTGATGGAGGTAATGAGCATGAATGA
- a CDS encoding DUF1292 domain-containing protein, whose amino-acid sequence MNDFSADQAVWTSVLKETFGPTVELEDEDGSTEVYDLAAEFEVCGQTYAVLQSPGNKDGEYNILKVVKSPEGNMELVTIDDDDEWENITELYDEMTFPEDRED is encoded by the coding sequence ATGAATGATTTCTCTGCAGACCAGGCCGTATGGACTTCCGTTTTGAAGGAAACATTCGGTCCGACTGTGGAGCTGGAAGACGAAGACGGTTCCACCGAAGTCTACGATCTTGCAGCGGAATTTGAAGTATGCGGTCAAACCTATGCGGTTCTGCAAAGTCCTGGGAACAAAGACGGTGAATACAACATTTTGAAAGTAGTCAAGTCGCCGGAAGGTAATATGGAGCTTGTGACCATCGATGACGATGATGAATGGGAAAATATTACCGAGCTTTACGACGAAATGACCTTTCCTGAGGATCGCGAGGATTGA
- the mltG gene encoding endolytic transglycosylase MltG: MKAVKVVIVILVILLLGAGGGAYYIWNGLQPVKASDQAVQFTIEPGSGTSQIAQVLHKNGLIKNETIFKGYLKWKKEGTHFKAGVYEAKPGITLDELIAKLNSGDVMKESMNRITIPEGYTIEQIAQKVSEATGTPADAFLQVADHPGNEATVAFSEAAKIGNLKHAAEGYLFPETYEFKKDAGVNDIFHRMMEQMQSKIDNIPDLQQRLKDRGITLHEMLTIASLVEREVVVDKERPLVAGVIYNRIDKKMKLEIDATVQYALPEPKERLLYKDLKVESPYNTYLHEGLPPGPICSPSLASIEAALSPEASDYLYYVTKKDGSHEHLFAKTYQEHLNNIKKSKS; this comes from the coding sequence TTGAAAGCTGTCAAAGTTGTGATTGTGATTCTGGTCATCCTGCTGCTTGGAGCAGGCGGGGGCGCCTATTATATATGGAACGGTCTGCAGCCCGTCAAAGCTTCGGATCAAGCTGTACAATTTACCATCGAACCCGGAAGCGGCACGTCCCAAATCGCACAGGTTTTGCATAAAAACGGCTTAATCAAAAATGAAACGATATTTAAAGGGTATCTGAAGTGGAAGAAAGAAGGGACGCATTTTAAGGCTGGTGTTTACGAGGCCAAGCCGGGGATCACGTTGGACGAGCTGATTGCCAAATTGAACAGCGGGGATGTCATGAAAGAATCGATGAACCGGATCACGATTCCCGAAGGGTATACCATTGAGCAAATAGCGCAAAAGGTAAGCGAGGCAACCGGGACGCCAGCGGATGCTTTTTTGCAGGTGGCTGATCATCCGGGGAATGAGGCGACCGTTGCTTTTAGTGAGGCTGCGAAGATCGGGAATCTAAAACACGCGGCAGAAGGATATTTGTTCCCGGAAACCTATGAGTTTAAAAAGGACGCCGGCGTCAATGACATTTTTCATAGAATGATGGAACAAATGCAAAGTAAGATTGACAACATTCCCGACCTGCAGCAGAGATTAAAAGATCGAGGCATCACGCTGCATGAGATGCTGACGATTGCGTCGCTTGTTGAACGCGAGGTTGTCGTGGATAAGGAGCGTCCGCTTGTGGCCGGAGTCATTTATAATCGTATTGATAAAAAAATGAAGCTGGAAATCGATGCTACCGTACAGTATGCGCTCCCTGAGCCGAAGGAAAGGCTGCTATATAAAGATTTGAAAGTGGAGAGTCCTTATAATACCTATTTGCATGAAGGCCTTCCGCCAGGACCAATCTGCAGTCCAAGCCTTGCGTCTATTGAAGCCGCATTAAGTCCGGAAGCATCCGATTATTTATATTACGTCACCAAGAAGGACGGTTCGCATGAGCATTTATTTGCCAAGACGTATCAAGAGCATTTAAACAATATCAAAAAGAGTAAAAGCTAA
- a CDS encoding peptidase U32 family protein, producing MTKQHKLMITAGSLEECSAYIDAGATELLIGDRRYGIRMPGYFLENDIREAVRLGQARGVDVIVNMTNVMTNDMLEMLPDYAAFLQDAGVYAVEFSDPAIMAAVKKYAPSLKLHWNAEMMSTNYATANYWGRKGASRIAAAKELNMDEILELKQHLDIEAQVQVHGMTNIYHSKRRLVESYMIRQGRPVDGGSLNIDRGLFLTEDERPGEKYPIYEDESGTHIMSSDDICILEDLHLLLQAGIESLKIEGLLKPIAYNTAVIKAYRKAIDAYAADPGSYRFQEEWLDPIRELQDPERELTFGFFYKEQVY from the coding sequence ATGACGAAACAACATAAGCTAATGATTACAGCCGGATCATTGGAGGAATGTTCAGCATATATCGATGCGGGCGCAACGGAGCTGCTGATCGGCGATAGACGGTATGGGATCCGGATGCCGGGGTATTTCCTGGAAAACGATATTCGAGAAGCAGTGCGTCTGGGACAAGCACGCGGCGTCGATGTCATCGTAAACATGACCAACGTCATGACCAATGATATGCTGGAAATGCTGCCGGATTACGCAGCATTTTTGCAGGATGCCGGGGTATATGCGGTTGAATTCAGCGACCCCGCGATTATGGCTGCGGTCAAAAAATATGCGCCATCGCTTAAGCTTCATTGGAATGCGGAAATGATGTCCACCAATTATGCGACAGCCAATTACTGGGGACGCAAAGGGGCGTCGCGTATTGCCGCGGCCAAGGAACTCAATATGGATGAGATTTTGGAGCTGAAGCAGCATCTGGACATTGAAGCGCAAGTTCAGGTTCACGGCATGACGAATATTTACCACTCCAAACGGAGGCTGGTGGAAAGCTATATGATTCGTCAGGGGCGTCCTGTTGACGGCGGGAGCCTGAATATAGACCGCGGCCTTTTCCTGACCGAGGATGAGCGCCCGGGGGAAAAGTATCCAATCTATGAAGACGAGAGCGGAACGCATATTATGAGCTCCGATGACATTTGCATCCTGGAGGATTTGCATCTGCTGCTGCAGGCCGGAATCGAAAGCCTGAAAATTGAAGGGCTTTTGAAACCGATCGCTTATAATACGGCCGTCATTAAGGCTTATCGCAAGGCCATCGACGCATATGCGGCAGACCCTGGCAGCTATCGTTTCCAGGAAGAATGGCTGGATCCGATTCGCGAGCTGCAGGATCCGGAGCGCGAACTGACCTTCGGATTTTTTTACAAGGAACAAGTTTATTAA
- a CDS encoding peptidase U32 family protein: protein MESTLYKPKYRGERVRLAKPELLAPAGNLEKLKFAVHYGADAVYIGGQKYGLRSNADNFSFEEMREGVEFAKQYGAKVFVATNIYAHNEDLDGIEEYLLGLRDAGIAAIIVADPAIIEVAQRVAPEIEVHLSTQQSTLNWQAVQFWKEEGLPRVVLGREASLEEICEIKKHVDVEIEAFIHGAMCSSVSGRCVLSNHFTDRDSNRGGCCQSCRWKYDLYADGGNMAEGFAEAAAPATMEPGVTRIPLFGEEDIAFTMGSKDLCMLEHIPDLIEVGIDSFKIEGRMKSIHYVATVVNVYRQAIDAYFADPEHYMLKPEWLEELNKAANRPLNTGFFYDTPDHEDHIYEPEDKAAPFDFAGLVLEYDEATQTALIQQRNFFKKGQEIEFFGPKGTFFKQTVGEIWDEEGQLLDVARHPLQRIRMKVDHPVAYFDMMRRKHS, encoded by the coding sequence GTGGAAAGTACATTATACAAACCGAAATATCGTGGGGAGCGGGTCCGCCTTGCGAAGCCGGAGCTTTTGGCGCCGGCCGGGAATTTGGAGAAACTGAAATTCGCTGTCCATTATGGAGCGGACGCAGTATACATTGGCGGACAAAAATACGGGCTCAGATCCAATGCGGACAATTTTTCATTCGAGGAAATGCGCGAAGGGGTCGAGTTTGCCAAGCAGTACGGGGCAAAAGTATTCGTAGCAACCAACATCTATGCCCATAATGAAGATCTCGACGGAATCGAGGAATATTTGCTGGGTCTGCGTGACGCAGGAATTGCGGCGATTATCGTCGCGGATCCGGCCATTATCGAAGTGGCACAGCGCGTAGCACCGGAGATTGAGGTTCATCTCAGCACCCAGCAATCCACCCTGAATTGGCAGGCGGTGCAATTCTGGAAAGAGGAAGGCTTGCCGCGCGTCGTGTTGGGCCGGGAAGCAAGCCTGGAAGAAATATGCGAAATCAAAAAACATGTCGACGTTGAAATCGAAGCATTTATTCATGGGGCCATGTGTTCATCGGTTTCGGGACGCTGCGTATTGTCCAACCACTTTACGGACCGGGACTCCAACCGCGGAGGCTGCTGTCAGTCCTGCCGCTGGAAATACGACCTGTATGCAGACGGCGGGAATATGGCGGAAGGTTTCGCCGAAGCGGCTGCCCCGGCAACGATGGAACCGGGCGTTACGCGGATACCTCTCTTTGGCGAAGAGGATATTGCGTTTACGATGGGATCGAAGGACCTCTGTATGCTGGAGCATATTCCGGACTTGATTGAAGTCGGCATCGACAGCTTCAAAATCGAAGGACGGATGAAATCCATCCATTACGTAGCTACGGTCGTGAACGTGTATCGCCAGGCCATCGATGCTTATTTCGCCGATCCTGAACATTATATGCTTAAGCCGGAATGGCTGGAAGAGCTCAATAAAGCGGCGAACCGCCCGCTGAACACCGGATTTTTCTATGATACGCCGGATCATGAGGATCATATCTACGAACCTGAGGATAAAGCGGCGCCGTTTGACTTTGCGGGGCTTGTGCTCGAATATGACGAAGCGACTCAAACAGCCCTTATACAGCAACGGAACTTCTTCAAAAAAGGCCAGGAAATCGAATTTTTTGGCCCGAAAGGCACCTTTTTTAAACAAACGGTAGGCGAAATATGGGATGAAGAGGGACAACTTCTGGATGTAGCACGCCACCCTTTGCAGCGCATTCGCATGAAGGTGGATCATCCGGTCGCATATTTTGACATGATGCGGAGAAAGCATTCTTAG
- a CDS encoding methyl-accepting chemotaxis protein, with product MGEVQKKEQEEGKKKRWGKQQHKGEQEVAAIPKKDDAGKMKFSIRGAGAQLSRMNPSKSVGVKLFLIFFVAIVFFVLILGLTSYSKAKSTIQQNAATANKQTIIQTSQKLDIILKQYEDTALLIFFDPEMQSLINDLSSTQTSAYDMFVLNDKIGKKLSNQINSGSIKSIYLVPSKEDQNPIVAGSAGIDMSEVRNEAWYKEAKGKNKAFWIPTEKGKDGTNSFRLVRPLQSLSNSGQTYMIVFELKASTIEDQLKNIDLGEGSKLQLVSADNKVVASSDDGEAGKESVFTFMQGQKDAASSLETKDDKGNGVLAGYDTLHVNGWRLVGTIPTKLLVKDAQGIMILTLGFMVGVVIIAILIGWWMVHMIAKPLSRLKDLMIEGSKGNLKVRTDYKSSDEIGELAASFNMMMDQITQLVEQTNTTARAVLETAAELTDASKKTAVSAREIAIATEEIANGASSLATEAERGNELTENISSQMQIVVSANEEMSSSARHVEQSSQRGTKHLNELMDKTHQTEEMTQSLMHKVDNLKQTTNSVNKVLDVLQNITKQTNILSLNATIEAARAGAAGQGFMVVADEIRQLADQSRQSIDMVGQIVEKIMAEMNETVLALQEANPLFRQQMDFVKETNDIFVSVQEQMGDFTKRLDSVTESIGTLNQSQVILSEAMSNVSAVAEESSATSEEVASLSNEQQNIGEQLVQLSGKLENVSNELKETLSLFTL from the coding sequence TTGGGAGAGGTTCAAAAGAAAGAACAGGAAGAAGGTAAGAAAAAACGCTGGGGGAAACAGCAGCATAAAGGAGAACAGGAGGTGGCGGCAATTCCCAAGAAAGATGATGCGGGTAAGATGAAATTCAGCATACGCGGCGCTGGAGCACAGCTCAGCAGGATGAATCCTTCCAAATCCGTCGGCGTGAAGCTGTTTTTGATCTTTTTTGTGGCCATCGTATTTTTTGTGCTGATTTTAGGTCTTACGTCGTATAGCAAGGCCAAGAGCACTATTCAGCAAAATGCGGCAACTGCGAATAAACAGACCATTATACAAACATCCCAAAAGCTTGACATCATTTTGAAGCAATATGAGGATACTGCGCTGCTGATTTTCTTTGATCCCGAAATGCAAAGCTTGATTAACGACTTATCGTCTACACAGACAAGCGCGTACGATATGTTTGTCTTGAACGATAAAATAGGCAAAAAGCTGAGTAATCAGATCAACAGCGGTAGCATCAAATCCATTTATTTGGTGCCTTCGAAGGAAGATCAAAATCCGATCGTTGCCGGAAGCGCAGGCATCGATATGTCGGAAGTACGCAATGAGGCTTGGTACAAGGAAGCTAAAGGCAAAAATAAAGCCTTCTGGATTCCGACCGAAAAGGGAAAAGACGGGACAAATAGTTTCAGGCTCGTCCGTCCTCTGCAAAGTTTGTCCAATAGCGGGCAAACCTATATGATAGTCTTCGAGTTGAAAGCATCGACCATTGAAGATCAATTAAAAAATATCGATTTGGGCGAAGGCAGCAAACTGCAGCTGGTCTCGGCCGACAACAAGGTAGTCGCTTCCAGCGATGACGGGGAGGCGGGGAAAGAATCGGTATTTACCTTCATGCAGGGTCAGAAGGATGCCGCAAGCAGTCTGGAAACCAAAGACGACAAGGGCAACGGCGTATTGGCCGGTTATGACACTTTGCATGTTAACGGCTGGCGACTGGTAGGCACGATTCCTACCAAGCTGCTCGTCAAAGATGCGCAGGGCATTATGATATTGACGCTCGGATTTATGGTTGGCGTCGTTATTATTGCGATTCTGATCGGCTGGTGGATGGTTCACATGATCGCAAAACCTTTAAGTCGGTTGAAGGATCTGATGATCGAAGGTTCCAAAGGAAATCTGAAAGTGCGGACAGACTATAAATCTTCGGACGAAATCGGCGAGCTGGCTGCAAGTTTCAATATGATGATGGATCAAATTACGCAGCTTGTTGAGCAGACGAACACGACGGCGCGTGCTGTCCTTGAGACCGCTGCCGAATTGACAGATGCGTCGAAGAAAACGGCCGTTTCGGCGAGGGAAATCGCCATTGCGACCGAGGAAATCGCCAATGGTGCGAGCAGCTTGGCGACTGAAGCCGAGCGCGGCAATGAATTGACCGAAAACATTTCGAGCCAAATGCAGATCGTTGTATCGGCCAATGAAGAAATGAGCAGCTCTGCTCGCCATGTCGAGCAGTCCAGTCAGCGCGGAACGAAACATTTGAACGAACTGATGGACAAGACGCATCAAACGGAAGAGATGACCCAATCCTTGATGCATAAGGTTGACAACCTGAAGCAAACGACCAATTCGGTTAATAAAGTGCTTGATGTGCTGCAAAATATTACGAAGCAAACGAATATTTTATCGCTTAACGCGACCATTGAAGCTGCGCGTGCAGGCGCCGCCGGTCAAGGTTTTATGGTTGTAGCCGACGAAATCCGCCAACTGGCCGATCAATCCAGACAATCCATCGATATGGTAGGCCAGATTGTAGAGAAAATCATGGCTGAAATGAATGAAACGGTGCTGGCTTTGCAGGAAGCGAATCCTTTATTCCGGCAGCAGATGGATTTTGTGAAGGAAACCAACGATATTTTCGTTTCCGTACAGGAGCAGATGGGGGATTTCACGAAGCGGCTCGATTCAGTAACCGAATCGATTGGCACGTTAAACCAGTCGCAGGTGATTCTGTCCGAAGCGATGAGCAACGTCAGCGCGGTGGCCGAAGAGTCTTCCGCTACTTCGGAAGAGGTCGCCTCGCTCAGCAATGAGCAGCAGAACATCGGCGAACAACTGGTACAGCTTTCGGGCAAACTCGAAAATGTATCCAATGAACTGAAGGAAACCTTGTCGTTGTTTACGCTGTAA